One part of the Ziziphus jujuba cultivar Dongzao chromosome 2, ASM3175591v1 genome encodes these proteins:
- the LOC107404505 gene encoding bidirectional sugar transporter SWEET12-like: protein MAIFATHNIGVLIFGILGNIVSFVVFLAPVPTFLRVIKKKSTEGFQSVPYVVALFSGMMWLYYASLKSDETLLITINSFGCVIETIYIAIYITYAPKQARLFTLRLLLLFNFGGFCLVLLLSHFLAEGPTRIKVLGWLNVVVAVSVFAAPLSIIRVVIRTKSVEFMPFPLSFFLTLSAIMWLCYGVLLKDLYVALPNILGLVFGVLQMILYVVYKNKKIAIDQQLPQHKGDIINVVSDDKLSATGTTTVTTAEVQIICTSKNKETVEELDHDQIQHGVEEKNRNHHRNGKSMEDCYSIIEVQPAATVKCEA, encoded by the exons ATGGCTATCTTCGCAACTCATAATATTGGGGTCTTAATATTTGGTATTCTAG GCAATATCGTTTCCTTTGTGGTTTTCCTAGCACCGGT gcCAACATTTTTGAGGGTGATTAAGAAGAAATCAACAGAAGGTTTTCAATCGGTTCCCTATGTGGTGGCACTATTCAGTGGGATGATGTGGCTCTATTATGCATCCCTAAAGTCTGATGAGACCCTTCTCATCACTATCAACTCATTCGGTTGTGTCATTGAGACCATCTACATTGCCATTTATATCACCTATGCACCAAAACAAGCAAGG tTGTTCACCTTGAGGCTACTTCTCCTGTTCAATTTTGGGGGATTTTGCttggttcttcttctttcccACTTCTTAGCTGAAGGACCTACCCGAATCAAAGTTCTTGGGTGGCTTAATGTAGTTGTCGCTGTCAGTGTCTTCGCAGCACCACTAAGCATAATC AGAGTGGTTATACGAACAAAGAGCGTGGAGTTTATGCCGTTTCCTTTATCTTTCTTCCTCACACTCAGTGCTATCATGTGGCTCTGTTATGGCGTATTACTCAAGGATTTATATGTAGCT CTTCCAAACATACTGGGATTGGTATTTGGAGTACTTCAGATGATACTTTATGTGGtctacaagaataaaaagataGCAATAGATCAGCAACTCCCACAACACAAAGgagatattattaatgttgtttctGATGATAAGCTCAGCGCTACAGGCACTACTACCGTGACTACCGCGGAGGTACAAATTATATGCACTAGCAAGAACAAGGAAACTGTTGAGGAATTAGACCACGATCAGATTCAACATGGCGTCGAGGAAAAAAATCGAAATCATCATAGAAATGGGAAAAGCATGGAAGATTGCTACTCCATCATTGAAGTACAACCAGCTGCAACGGTTAAATGTGAAGCTTAA